The following are from one region of the Ananas comosus cultivar F153 linkage group 20, ASM154086v1, whole genome shotgun sequence genome:
- the LOC109725462 gene encoding uncharacterized protein LOC109725462, with amino-acid sequence MSLYSTMFSSPVISNMMTILDEEDAYWEQVFVVLINQGYLTYSNTSQKRQCRTRPFTGHQFICDILNGHPDRGYNHFRMTTTIFIALRDELVGRGLITSTRNMTADEQLAIFLFCVGHGVANRVLAETFQHSGETISRHFNNVLRGIVMLKDDYVTLPPSYTTVHPRIRDNPNFHPFKNAIGALDGTHIPVVVRKSKQPRFRCRKGFTSQNMMAAVSFDHIFLFVCTGWEGSAADMRVLRSACESGGFTIPEGKYYLVDSGYANTDKFLAPYRGERYHIS; translated from the exons ATGTCATTATATTCAACTATGTTTTCTTCACCTGTGATAAGCAATATGATGACAATATTAGACGAAGAGGATGCTTATTGGGAGCAAGTATTTGTAGTGCTCATTAATCAAGGATACTTGACATATAGTAATACATCTCAAAAGCGACAATGTCGTACCAGGCCATTCACTGGCCATCAATTCATTTGTGATATTTTGAATGGTCATCCTGATCGAGGGTATAATCATTTTCGAATGACGACCACTATATTCATTGCGCTTCGTGATGAGCTTGTTGGAAGAGGGCTGATAACTAGCACAAGAAATATGACAGCTGACGAACAGTtagcaatttttcttttctgcgtAGGCCATGGAGTTGCAAATAGGGTACTGGCAGAAACTTTTCAACATTCTGGTGAAACTATTAGTCGACATTTTAATAATGTTCTTCGCGGAATTGTTATGCTGAAAGATGATTATGTAACCCTGCCACCGAGTTATACTACAGTACATCCAAGAATTAGGGATAATCCGAATTTCCATCCTTTCAAG AATGCAATAGGTGCATTGGACGGTACGCATATTCCCGTGGTTGTCCGAAAGAGCAAGCAACCACGATTTAGGTGTCGCAAAGGATTTACATCACAGAATATGATGGCTGCTGTATCCTTTGATCATATATTTCTATTTGTATGCACAGGATGGGAAGGTTCAGCAGCTGATATGAGAGTATTAAGATCGGCATGCGAAAGTGGAGGGTTTACTATTCCCGAAG GCAAATATTACTTGGTAGATTCTGGATATGCTAATACTGATAAATTTCTTGCGCCATATCGCGGAGAGAGATACCATATTAGTTAA